A single region of the Glycine max cultivar Williams 82 chromosome 20, Glycine_max_v4.0, whole genome shotgun sequence genome encodes:
- the LOC100775464 gene encoding ABC transporter G family member 24 isoform X2: MCRWSIKSMHLRVPIVVLSLFLGMMQLPCQEVNDYDQIDSPAVLPLVTQLVYSQISNLTSILSQEISKESTFCIKDPDADWNQAFNFSSDLGFLASCIKKTRGDIAKRLCTAAEVRFFLNSLLGKSVSANYLKPNKNCNLTSWVSGCEPGWACSVPSSQKVDLKNSKEIPARTSNCQACCEGFFCPHGITCMIPCPLGSYCPLATLNKTTGICEPYLYQLPPMQPNHTCGGANVWADVSSSSEIFCSAGSYCPTTTKRIPCSSGHYCRMGSTSEKRCFKLSSCNSNTATQNMHAYGIMLIAALSTLLLIIYNCSDQVLTTRERRVAKSREAAARSARKTANARQRWQFAKDATKKGAMGLQAQLSRTFKKDVANLEKVKILNQATSEADIELLSHSGPTTSSMVASSSLAPKEKGKEPNGLMQIIHEIENDPDINDHLHTEIETRDTGVRANAPKGKQPHTHSQIFKYAYSQLEKEKAEQQENKKLTFSGVIKMATNTEKRKRPLMEISFKDLTLTLKAQNKHILRYVTGKIKPGRITAVMGPSGAGKTTFLSALAGKALGCSVTGSIFINGKNESIHSFKKITGFVPQDDVVHGNLTVEENLWFSAQCRLSADLSKPEKVLVVERVIEFLGLQSVRNALVGTVEKRGISGGQRKRVNVGLEMVMEPSLLILDEPTSGLDSASSQLLLRALRREALEGVNICMVVHQPSYALFKMFDDLILLGKGGLTVYHGSAKKVEEYFSGLGINIPERINPPDYFIDILEGITTPGGSSGLSYKELPVRWMLHNGYPIPLDMRQNAVQFDMSQSVNSANEIDPNGSGHVGKTFAGELWQDMRNNVELKREKIRLNFFKSKDLSNRKTPGVFKQYKYFLIRVGKQRLREARIQAIDYLILLLAGACLGSLTKSGDQTFGAAGYTYTVIALFCAK, from the exons ATGTGTAGGTGGAGCATTAAGTCAATGCATTTGAGGGTGCCCATTGTGGTGTTGAGCTTGTTCCTTGGGATGATGCAGTTGCCGTGCCAAGAAGTGAATGACTATGACCAAATCGATAGCCCTGCTGTTCTTCCCCTCGTTACTCAGCTTGTCTATAGTCAAATCTCCAATTTGACATCAATACTCAGTCAGGAAATAAGCAAAGAGTCCACTTTTTGTATCAAAGATCC GGATGCTGATTGGAATCaagcatttaatttttcatctgaTTTGGGCTTCTTGGCGTCTTGCATTAAGAAGACTAGAG GAGATATTGCAAAACGTTTGTGTACAGCAGCAGAAGTGAGGTTTTTCTTAAATAGTTTGTTGGGAAAATCTGTAAGTGCCAATTATTTAAAGCCTAACAAGAACTGCAATTTAACGTCATGGGTCTCTGGTTGTGAGCCAGGATGGGCCTGTAGTGTTCCCTCAAGCCAGAAGGTTGACCTTAAAAACTCAAAGGAGATACCTGCAAGAACTTCGAATTGTCAAGCATGTTGTGAAGGCTTCTTTTGTCCTCATGGGATTACATGCATGATAC CATGCCCTTTAGGTTCTTATTGCCCTCTTGCTACATTGAATAAAACAACTGGCATTTGTGAACC ATATCTTTATCAGCTGCCTCCAATGCAGCCAAACCATACCTGTGGTGGAGCAAATGTTTGGGCTGATGTTAGTAGCAGTAGTGAGATATTTTGCTCAGCTGGATCATACtgcccaacaacaacaaaaagaatTCCTTGCAGTAGTGG GCATTATTGCAGGATGGGCTCCACATCTGAGAAAA GATGCTTCAAGTTGAGTTCATGTAATTCAAACACAGCAACCcaaaatatgcatgcatatgGAATTATGCTCATT GCTGCTTTGAGTACTTTGCTACTCATTATTTACAATTGTTCTGACCAAGTTCTAACTACTAGGGAAAGAAGAGTGGCCAAATCTAGAGAAGCAGCAGCTAGAAGTGCAAGGAAGACTGCAAATGCACGCCAAAGATGGCAATTTGCAAAAGATGCCACTAAGAAGGGTGCAATGGGGCTGCAAGCTCAGCTATCACGCACCTTCAAGAAGGATGTGGCAAATCtggaaaaagttaaaattttgaatcaaGCAACTTCTGAAGCAGATATTGAATTGTTGTCACATTCAGGACCTACAACTTCAAGCATGGTTGCAAGTTCATCTCTGGCGccaaaggaaaagggaaaagaaccTAATGGTCTTATGCAGATAATacatgaaattgaaaatgatccaGATATTAATGACCACCTTCATACAGAAATAGAAACCAGAGATACAGGTGTTAGAGCAAATGCGCCAAAGGGAAAACAACCACATACTCATAGCCAAATTTTTAAGTATGCATATTCTCAACTTGAAAAAGAGAAGGCTGAGCAACAAGAAAACAAGAAGCTTACCTTCTCGGGGGTAATTAAAATGGCTACAAACactgaaaaaaggaaaaggccttTAATGGAGATTTCTTTCAAGGATCTGACTCTTACATTGAAAGCTCAAAACAAACACATATTGAGATATGTTACTGGGAAAATTAAACCTGGCCGCATCACTGCTGTCATGGGTCCATCAGGGGCTGGCAAGACAACATTTCTTTCAGCTCTAGCCGGAAAGGCATTGGGATGCTCAGTCACtggttcaatttttataaatggAAAGAATGAATCAATCCACTCCTTTAAGAAAATTACTGGCTTTGTGCCACAAGATGATGTAGTTCATGGAAACCTAACAGTGGAAGAGAATCTCTGGTTCAGTGCACAGTGCAG GCTATCTGCTGACTTGTCAAAACCAGAAAAAGTTCTGGTTGTTGAAAGAGTTATAGAATTCTTGGGGCTTCAATCTGTGCGCAATGCCTTGGTTGGAACTGTGGAAAAAAGAGGGATCTCTGGAGGCCAAAGGAAGCGTGTAAATGTTGGATTGGAAATGGTTATGGAACCTTCGCTCTTGATCTTGGATGAACCCACATCTGGCTTGGACAGTGCATCATCTCAGCTCCTTCTAAGAGCACTAAGACGCGAAGCTCTTGAGGGAGTGAACATTTGCATGGTGGTTCACCAACCCAG CTATGCTTTGTTCAAGATGTTTGATGACCTGATACTTCTGGGAAAAGGTGGTCTTACTGTCTATCATGGATCTGCCAAGAAAGTTGAAGAATACTTTTCAGGTCTGGGGATCAATATTCCGGAGCGGATTAATCCTCCTGATTACTTCATTGACATTTTGGAGGGCATAACAACACCTGGTGGAAGCTCAGGACTCAGTTATAAAGAGCTGCCAGTTAGATGGATGCTTCATAATGGATATCCAATTCCTCTTGATATGAGGCAGAATGCAGTTCAATTTGATATGTCCCAGAGTGTAAATTCAGCTAATGAAATAGATCCCAATGGATCTGGTCATGTCGGTAAAACCTTTGCCGGAGAGTTATGGCAAGATATGAGAAACAATGTGGAACTGAAGAGGGAGAAGATaagactcaatttttttaaatccaaGGATTTATCTAACCGGAAAACTCCTGGTGTTTTCAAGCAATATAAGTACTTTCTTATACG GGTTGGGAAGCAGCGACTACGAGAAGCTAGGATCCAAGCCATTGATTATCTTATTTTGTTACTTGCTGGAGCCTGCTTAGGATCACTTACCAAATCAGGTGACCAAACATTTGGTGCAGCTGGGTACACCTATACGGTGATTGCT CTCTTCTGTGCAAAATAG